Proteins found in one Synergistes jonesii genomic segment:
- a CDS encoding helix-turn-helix domain-containing protein, with amino-acid sequence MQLRKQLPLQRQPPIVGAAVEKCVSVFLCIECEAGGPNTRYRPSAGAKYKEIFSPKQVGQRVKERRTELGLSMPELGKRISVNKSTIQRYEADGVDPKRTMVINGLAEALLTTPEWLTGLSDDKEYNSYTVCQMELEKHIKSYLETVTSSVKGEPHQQLLTTFLGQLVDLYAILTKYWAISMKKVDEVAEDEVLKESIGKYAIHIGSITEQVYQKEMEVPVEDMKRYLDGILHFYDEGRTQISVPKLLGMVEESERRLAAKEAEQRAKGT; translated from the coding sequence TTGCAACTGCGAAAGCAGTTGCCGCTGCAAAGACAACCGCCGATTGTCGGGGCAGCGGTAGAAAAATGCGTCAGCGTTTTTCTCTGTATCGAATGTGAGGCAGGAGGCCCGAACACTCGATACAGGCCCTCCGCAGGAGCGAAATACAAAGAAATATTCAGCCCGAAACAGGTCGGCCAACGTGTTAAGGAACGCCGGACAGAACTCGGCCTGTCCATGCCGGAGTTGGGGAAACGGATCAGCGTCAACAAGTCCACCATCCAGAGATATGAAGCGGATGGCGTCGATCCGAAACGAACCATGGTCATCAACGGCCTTGCGGAAGCGCTGCTTACCACTCCCGAATGGCTGACGGGGCTTTCCGATGATAAGGAATACAACAGCTATACCGTCTGCCAGATGGAACTGGAGAAGCACATCAAGAGTTATCTGGAAACAGTGACTTCCTCCGTTAAGGGAGAGCCGCACCAGCAGCTTTTGACGACATTCCTCGGTCAGCTTGTAGACCTCTATGCCATTCTCACAAAGTACTGGGCGATCTCCATGAAGAAGGTCGATGAAGTGGCAGAGGATGAAGTCCTGAAAGAGTCCATCGGGAAATATGCCATCCACATCGGCTCCATCACCGAGCAGGTCTACCAGAAGGAAATGGAAGTCCCGGTGGAGGATATGAAGCGATACCTGGACGGCATCCTGCATTTCTACGATGAAGGACGAACTCAAATATCCGTCCCAAAGCTGCTTGGCATGGTAGAGGAATCGGAACGCAGGCTGGCCGCTAAAGAAGCTGAGCAACGCGCAAAAGGTACATAA